The Coffea arabica cultivar ET-39 chromosome 9e, Coffea Arabica ET-39 HiFi, whole genome shotgun sequence genome has a window encoding:
- the LOC113709537 gene encoding UDP-glycosyltransferase 76B1-like, whose product MKDQVGKVEMQAKKGRHRLVLFPVPLQGHINPMIHLASILHLKGFSISIIHTQFNSPDHSKYPNFTFHSIPDGLLEHQFSTSDLAALVTRLNLNCIRPFRECLASLLSDNEEHVASLITDSIWHFTQDVADSFKLPRIVFRTTSVCSFLAFHALPHFREKGYLPKQVYSQLEARVGEFPPLKVKDIPVIKTRFPESLDRIMSLMMEGTKAASGLIFNTFKELEDNELMKIGQEFCIPIFAVGPLHKYFPASSSSLLRQDQSAIIWLDKQAPKSVIYVSFGSIAEVDETQLSEVAWGLANSRQPFLWVIRPGLVQNSEELARLPNGFLEAVEGRGYIVEWAPQQEVLAHPAIGGFWTHSGWNSTLESICEGVPMICSPFFGDQMVNSRFVNDVWKLGLQLEKGLDREEIEMLIRRLMTEKEGEEIRDRVMSLKDIINSCLEQGGSSNQSLECFIDYILSF is encoded by the exons ATGAAGGATCAGGTTGGAAAGGTTGAAATGCAAGCCAAGAAGGGAAGACACCGTTTGGTCCTCTTTCCAGTGCCCCTGCAAGGCCACATAAACCCTATGATTCATCTAGCAAGTATTCTTCACTTGAAAGGCTTTAGCATTTCTATAATTCATACCCAATTCAACTCTCCAGACCATTCCAAGTATCCTAATTTTACCTTCCACTCGATCCCAGATGGCTTGTTGGAACATCAATTTTCTACATCAGATCTTGCAGCTCTTGTCACACGGCTCAACCTTAACTGCATCAGGCCGTTTCGCGAATGCTTGGCTAGCTTATTATCGGATAACGAGGAGCATGTCGCATCCCTGATCACTGACAGCATTTGGCATTTCACTCAGGATGTAGCTGACAGCTTCAAGCTTCCCAGGATTGTGTTCAGGACTACAAGTGTTTGTTCTTTTTTAGCTTTTCATGCCCTTCCTCATTTTCGAGAAAAGGGATAtctcccaaaacaggttt ATTCTCAACTGGAAGCACGAGTGGGAGAATTCCCACCCCTAAAAGTGAAAGACATTCCAGTGATAAAGACGCGATTCCCGGAATCTTTAGACAGGATAATGAGTCTTATGATGGAAGGGACTAAAGCGGCTTCCGGGCTGATCTTCAACACCTTTAAAGAGCTTGAGGATAACGAACTGATGAAAATTGGCCAAGAATTTTGCATCCCAATTTTTGCAGTAGGCCCACTACACAAATACTTCCCTGCCTCCTCAAGCAGTTTACTAAGACAAGATCAAAGTGCAATCATTTGGTTGGATAAACAAGCTCCCAAGTCTGTAATCTATGTCAGCTTTGGAAGCATTGCAGAAGTGGATGAAACTCAATTGTCTGAAGTTGCCTGGGGCCTAGCCAATAGTAGGCAGCCTTTCCTCTGGGTGATCAGGCCTGGATTAGTACAAAATTCTGAAGAGCTTGCAAGATTGCCGAATGGTTTCTTGGAGGCTGTGGAGGGAAGGGGATATATAGTCGAATGGGCTCCTCAACAAGAAGTACTAGCTCATCCTGCCATTGGAGGGTTCTGGACACATTCAGGATGGAATTCTACGCTGGAAAGTATATGTGAAGGAGTTCCAATGATTTGTTCACCTTTTTTCGGTGATCAAATGGTAAATTCTCGATTCGTTAACGATGTATGGAAACTTGGATTGCAGTTGGAGAAAGGACTTGATAGAGAGGAGATCGAGATGTTGATTAGAAGATTAATGACAGAAAAAGAAGGggaagaaataagggatagagtaaTGTCTCTCAAGGATATAATTAATTCTTGCTTAGAGCAAGGTGGTTCTTCAAATCAATCACTAGAGTGCTTCATTGATTACATCTTGTCATTCTGA